From Acidovorax sp. FHTAMBA, one genomic window encodes:
- the rpsT gene encoding 30S ribosomal protein S20 has product MASAKPKKKNPRLASGRKRVRQDIKLNAANTSLRSKYRTAVKNVEKAVLAGDKTKATELFAKMQAVVDTVADKGIFHKNKAARDKSRLSAKVKALALAAA; this is encoded by the coding sequence ATGGCATCCGCTAAACCCAAGAAGAAGAACCCGCGCCTGGCGTCGGGCCGCAAGCGCGTCCGTCAGGACATCAAGCTCAACGCTGCGAACACCTCGCTGCGCTCCAAATACCGTACCGCTGTCAAGAACGTCGAAAAGGCGGTTCTGGCTGGCGACAAGACCAAGGCGACCGAACTGTTCGCCAAGATGCAAGCCGTGGTGGACACCGTGGCTGACAAGGGCATCTTCCACAAGAACAAGGCAGCTCGTGACAAGAGCCGTCTGTCTGCCAAGGTGAAAGCCCTGGCTCTGGCAGCCGCCTGA
- a CDS encoding DUF3579 domain-containing protein, with translation MVSPTSKEVFIQGITHDGKTFRPSDWAERLAGVMSSFRPGGARPGSHLSYSPWCIPTTLNGVKCVVVNRDLRDHEPMAWDFVLNFARDNNLQVAEACLLPDTPPLPKP, from the coding sequence ATGGTTTCCCCCACCTCCAAAGAAGTCTTCATCCAGGGCATCACCCACGACGGGAAAACCTTTCGCCCCAGCGACTGGGCCGAGCGGCTGGCCGGGGTGATGAGCAGCTTCCGGCCGGGCGGGGCAAGGCCTGGCAGCCATCTGAGCTATTCGCCCTGGTGCATTCCCACCACGCTCAATGGGGTCAAGTGTGTGGTGGTGAACCGCGATCTGCGCGACCACGAGCCCATGGCCTGGGATTTTGTGTTGAACTTTGCCCGGGACAACAACCTGCAGGTGGCCGAGGCCTGCCTGCTGCCGGACACCCCCCCGCTTCCAAAGCCCTGA
- a CDS encoding aspartate aminotransferase family protein — protein MTASIPAASPHVMNTYGRVPIALARGQGCRVWDVNGKEYLDGLGGIAVNTLGHNHAKLVPALQDQITKLIHTSNYYHVPLQEQLAAKLVQLSGMTNVFFCNSGLEANEAALKIARKFGVDKGIAKPEIVVYERAFHGRSIATMSATGNPKIHSGFGPLVEGFIRVPMNDIDAIKKATEGNPNVVAVFFETIQGEGGINPMRAEYLQQLRKLCDERDWLMMIDEVQCGVGRTGKWFAHQWAGIVPDVMPLAKGLGSGVPIGAVVAGPKAANVLQPGNHGTTFGGNPLAMRSGVETIRIMEEDGLLQNAAQVGDHLRAALQRELGSLPGVKEIRGQGLMLGIELNKPCGALIGRAAEAGLLLSVTADTVIRLVPPLILTTAEADEIVAKLTPLVKAILAE, from the coding sequence ATGACCGCTTCCATCCCGGCAGCTTCGCCCCACGTGATGAACACCTATGGTCGCGTACCCATTGCGCTGGCCCGTGGGCAAGGCTGCCGCGTGTGGGATGTGAACGGCAAGGAATACCTGGACGGCCTGGGTGGCATCGCCGTGAACACGCTGGGGCACAACCACGCCAAGCTGGTGCCTGCACTGCAGGACCAGATCACCAAGCTCATCCACACCTCCAACTACTACCACGTGCCCCTGCAAGAGCAACTGGCCGCCAAGCTGGTGCAGCTGTCGGGCATGACCAACGTGTTCTTCTGCAACTCGGGCCTGGAGGCCAACGAGGCTGCGCTCAAGATCGCACGCAAGTTTGGCGTGGACAAGGGCATCGCCAAGCCGGAGATCGTGGTGTACGAACGCGCCTTCCACGGCCGCTCGATTGCCACCATGTCCGCCACGGGCAACCCCAAGATCCACAGCGGCTTCGGCCCCTTGGTCGAAGGCTTCATTCGCGTGCCGATGAATGATATCGACGCCATCAAAAAAGCCACCGAAGGCAACCCCAACGTGGTGGCCGTGTTCTTTGAAACCATCCAGGGCGAAGGCGGCATCAACCCGATGCGTGCGGAATACCTGCAGCAGCTGCGCAAGCTGTGCGACGAGCGCGACTGGCTGATGATGATCGACGAAGTGCAGTGCGGCGTGGGCCGCACCGGCAAGTGGTTTGCCCACCAGTGGGCCGGCATCGTGCCCGACGTCATGCCCCTGGCCAAAGGCCTGGGCTCGGGCGTGCCGATTGGCGCAGTGGTGGCGGGCCCCAAGGCGGCCAACGTGCTGCAGCCGGGCAACCACGGCACCACCTTTGGCGGCAACCCGCTGGCCATGCGATCCGGTGTGGAAACCATCCGCATCATGGAAGAAGACGGCCTGCTGCAAAACGCCGCCCAGGTGGGCGACCACCTGCGGGCAGCGCTGCAGCGCGAGCTGGGCAGCCTGCCCGGCGTGAAGGAGATTCGCGGCCAGGGCCTGATGCTGGGCATCGAACTGAACAAACCCTGTGGCGCGCTGATTGGCCGTGCGGCCGAGGCAGGCCTGCTGCTGTCGGTCACGGCCGACACCGTGATCCGCCTGGTTCCCCCGCTGATCCTGACCACCGCCGAGGCCGACGAGATCGTGGCCAAGCTGACCCCGCTGGTCAAAGCCATCCTGGCCGAGTAA
- the argF gene encoding ornithine carbamoyltransferase encodes MKHYLQFNDLNADEYTYLFERAALIKKKFKAYEKHHPLVDRTLAMIFEKASTRTRVSFEAGMYQLGGSVVHLTTGDSQLGRAEPIEDSAKVISRMVDLVMIRTFEQTKIERFAQHSRVPVINGLTNEFHPCQILADIFTFIEHRGSIKGKTVAWVGDGNNMANTWLQAAALLGFKVHVSTPRGYEIDEKLAVGAGGTSASSYQFFSNPLEACQGADLVTTDVWTSMGYEAENEERKKAFADWCVDAEMMAAAKPDALFMHCLPAHRGEEVEADVIDGPQSVVWDEAENRMHVQKALMEYLLLGRIA; translated from the coding sequence ATGAAACACTACCTGCAGTTCAACGACCTCAACGCTGACGAATACACCTACCTGTTCGAGCGCGCCGCGCTCATCAAGAAGAAGTTCAAGGCCTACGAAAAGCACCACCCGCTGGTGGACCGCACCCTGGCCATGATTTTCGAAAAAGCCAGCACACGCACGCGCGTCAGCTTTGAGGCCGGCATGTACCAGCTCGGTGGCAGCGTGGTGCACCTGACCACCGGTGACAGCCAGCTGGGCCGCGCCGAGCCCATCGAGGACAGCGCCAAGGTCATCAGCCGCATGGTGGACCTGGTGATGATCCGCACCTTCGAGCAGACCAAGATCGAGCGTTTTGCGCAGCATTCGCGCGTGCCCGTCATCAACGGCCTGACCAACGAATTCCACCCCTGCCAGATCCTGGCCGACATCTTCACCTTCATCGAGCACCGTGGCTCCATAAAGGGCAAGACGGTGGCGTGGGTGGGCGACGGCAACAACATGGCCAACACCTGGCTGCAGGCCGCTGCATTGCTAGGGTTCAAGGTGCATGTGAGCACCCCCCGTGGTTATGAAATTGATGAGAAATTGGCCGTTGGCGCTGGTGGGACAAGCGCCAGTAGCTATCAATTTTTTAGCAACCCGCTCGAAGCCTGCCAGGGCGCCGACCTGGTCACCACCGACGTCTGGACCAGCATGGGCTACGAGGCCGAGAACGAAGAGCGCAAGAAGGCGTTTGCCGACTGGTGCGTGGATGCCGAGATGATGGCCGCCGCCAAGCCTGATGCGCTGTTCATGCACTGCCTTCCCGCGCACCGGGGCGAGGAAGTCGAGGCGGATGTGATCGATGGACCGCAGTCCGTGGTGTGGGATGAGGCAGAAAACAGGATGCACGTGCAGAAGGCACTCATGGAGTACCTTCTGCTCGGCCGCATAGCCTGA
- the kynB gene encoding arylformamidase, translating to MPTPSPSTAHRLWDISPPVHAGSPVFPGDTAYSQQWCATIGPGCPVNVSAITLSPHVGAHADAPLHYDESGATIGDVSLDAFLGPCRVIHAIGCGPLIEWRHIAHALNSALPPRVLVRTYATAPEHWDGQLTAFAPDTIERLADHGVLLVGIDTASIDPADSKTLDSHQVIRRRGLRVLENLVLDAVPEGDYELIALPLKLTTADASPVRAVLRAL from the coding sequence ATGCCAACGCCTTCCCCCTCCACCGCCCACCGGCTCTGGGACATCTCGCCGCCCGTGCACGCGGGCAGCCCCGTGTTCCCCGGCGACACGGCCTACAGCCAGCAGTGGTGCGCCACCATCGGCCCCGGCTGTCCGGTGAACGTGAGCGCGATCACCCTGTCGCCGCATGTGGGCGCGCATGCCGACGCGCCGCTGCACTATGACGAAAGCGGCGCCACCATTGGCGATGTATCGCTGGACGCATTCCTAGGGCCCTGCCGCGTGATCCACGCCATCGGCTGCGGCCCGCTGATCGAGTGGCGGCACATCGCCCATGCTTTGAACAGCGCCCTGCCCCCGCGCGTGCTGGTGCGCACCTACGCCACAGCCCCCGAGCACTGGGACGGCCAGCTCACCGCCTTTGCCCCCGACACCATCGAGCGCCTTGCCGACCACGGCGTGCTGCTGGTGGGCATCGACACCGCCAGCATCGACCCGGCCGACAGCAAGACACTGGACAGCCACCAGGTCATCCGCAGGCGGGGCCTGCGCGTGCTGGAGAACCTGGTGCTCGACGCCGTGCCCGAGGGCGACTACGAACTGATCGCGCTGCCGCTCAAGCTGACCACCGCCGACGCATCGCCCGTGCGCGCCGTGCTGCGAGCGCTCTGA